In a genomic window of Brettanomyces nanus chromosome 1, complete sequence:
- a CDS encoding uncharacterized protein (EggNog:ENOG41) produces MTHHLAGFGSNSLNDIVVFCTDATKQLIRGFHNIEYDKNLEKIRVCRFNETISLHNGTLKVTFIPVYHCIGSAMILLEAPDHKILYTGDARFDSPILKLVSMNHRLLEYIANSAWLDTIYLDTTFSYRSKNIQIMDRYIGIEMLIQSIQTYPIGTKFNLINTTCGFEDVWMRLAWKFGVSSLAFDESLRKRFELLRKVRDKFELMTNPVDNFLNFLGLHQSEAKGKPTDQSSPYSFYVGKGFEGCDVRVSAAINITSREFNQRYIGKGKGEFKKLVIDDQNTYSGTFAYHINDRVSIDLTQRYLPFPERGILLPTELKFVFSRHSSCQECLKFLAAFKGNVREVYPTVYNTEAWIRGFSMQRYFGNFCMRNSFRFDREMNEKYGSSAISFTEPVKLANYWPTESNPYRRHLDLLGQSGGIKGEKVERGTSLYRIRKLRKYRKLHHSDNREKVFEQSENHQKVFKSHKVPEMNITNSESSSNDNDRHMEEAVIAKQLQLTSRKEIMDSISISIDYSVIESSTTTETDSEPQKAELNRWNDYVVEPTKEFGNCEEPISVKDIYCQKYNRRRADVRHRILKIL; encoded by the exons ATGACGC ACCATTTGGCTGGGTTCGGCAGTAATAGTCTCAACGACATCGTGGTGTTCTGTACAGATGCCACCAAACAATTGATTAGAGGATTTCACAATATCGAATATGATAAGAATTTAGAGAAAATTCGTGTTTGTAGGTTTAATGAGACTATTTCTTTACATAACGGTACCCTCAAGGTCACCTTTATCCCCGTCTATCACTGTATAGGCTCTGCCATGATTCTATTAGAGGCACCAGACCATAAAATTTTATATACGGGAGATGCTCGATTTGATTCTCCCATTCTCAAACTCGTAAGCATGAACCATAGGCTTCTGGAATACATCGCAAACTCAGCCTGGCTTGACACCATTTACCTGGATACCACCTTCTCTTACAGATCGAAGAACATTCAAATCATGGATCGATATATAGGAATAGAAATGCTTATACAGTCGATTCAGACCTATCCTATTGGAACAAAGTTCAACTTGATCAACACCACATGCGGGTTTGAAGATGTCTGGATGAGACTAGCATGGAAATTTGGAGTTAGCAGTCTAGCATTTGATGAATCACTTAGAAAGCGATTCGAGTTGTTGAGAAAGGTAAGGGACAAATTTGAGTTGATGACGAATCCCGTGGACAATTTTCTGAACTTTCTAGGACTTCATCAGTCAGAGGCTAAAGGAAAACCTACAgatcaatcttctccttattcATTTTATGTTGGAAAAGGCTTCGAAGGATGTGATGTTAGGGTTAGCGCTGCAATCAATATCACTTCAAGGGAATTCAACCAGAGATATATCGGCAAAGGGAAGGGAGAGTTCAAAAAACTAGTCATAGATGACCAAAATACATACTCTGGCACATTTGCATATCATATCAATGATCGAGTATCAATAGACTTGACTCAGAGATATCTGCCGTTTCCTGAAAGAGGAATTCTGCTTCCAACAGAACTTAAATTTGTATTTTCTAGACACAGCTCTTGCCAAGAATGCCTGAAATTTCTTGCGGCCTTTAAGGGGAATGTTAGAGAAGTATACCCAACTGTTTATAATACTGAAGCGTGGATAAGAGGGTTCAGCATGCAACGGTACTTTGGAAACTTCTGTATGCGGAATAGTTTTCGTTTTGATAGGGAAATGAACGAAAAGTACGGTTCTTCGGCCATTTCATTTACAGAACCAGTAAAGCTAGCGAATTATTGGCCAACTGAGTCTAACCCTTACCGTCGTCACCTTGACCTTCTGGGACAATCGGGCGGAATCAAGGGCGAGAAAGTTGAACGAGGGACATCACTGTATAGAATTAGGAAGCTGCGAAAATATCGTAAACTTCATCATTCTGATAACCGTGAAAAGGTATTCGAACAGTCGGAAAACCATCAGAAAGTGTTCAAGAGTCACAAAGTCCCCGAAATGAATATCACAAACTCTGAGAGCAGTAGTAACGATAACGATCGACATATGGAGGAGGCTGTAATTGCCAAACAACTCCAATtaacttcaagaaaagaaattatGGACTCTATTTCAATCTCAATAGATTATTCTGTAATAGAGTCTTCGACTACCACTGAAACAGACTCAGAGCCGCAGAAAGCTGAATTGAATCGCTGGAACGATTACGTTGTTGAACCCACTAAGGAGTTCGGCAACTGCGAAGAACCGATAAGTGTCAAGGATATTTATTGTCAAAAATataacagaagaagagctgATGTCCGTCATCgcatcttgaagatcttaTGA